The genomic segment CTCTTTaggttgccccccccccgcccccttttttttttttttttttttttttctttttttttttgttgctattgTTTAAATTAGAAGCTAACATCTTAAATGGCTATGGGACTGGCTTGGGCTCTGGGTGCGAGGAGAACCCACTCTTCTTGCACAAAACCTCTGTATATTGAATTACCTGAGAGGCTCGTTGAGCTTTGTGTGTTGATTAAACTGTGTAATAAAAACCCATGACTCCTGTGTAGACTCATTCTCAGGCCCTTTTAAAGGACATACAGAGGTAAGAAGGGGACATGTGAAGCCAGGTCACATTCATGACCCAGTTCTACAGAAATTTGACAGGATGAGTAATACCTGCCATCCTCACATGGTATCACTGTTGTTTGATCAATTACATCTCTATTCATAAATTCTTTGTAGATATTGGGGAATAtctgattaataaataaaacttcaCTGAAACTTAAAAgggtttttaaacttttcagatTATGTTTTCAAGTGTGTGGGAGATGTAGTTCAACATGTTTACAGCTGCCAGTGTTTCTCCTTTGAATGTAAAACTAAACTTAAAATATGCGTGTAAAAGAATACAATCACTGAAGAATTTAATTCATTGCATTACTATATTGTTGTTATAAGCCTTACCTCCAGTCATTGCATTTATTAATCCActgagatggtgtgtgtgtaatttatcATCTTTAATCTTCGTGATAGTAGGGCTTTTTGTCGCCCTCTGGTGGTGCTTTTATGTAAAGAAATTTGGAGTGCATTAAATGTCCATTTAAGGCCTTTCTGTGTTCATGCATCCACAATTAATGCTAAAGAGGCACACCGAGTTTTTTCATGTTAGTACAAGCTTATCAAATTCAATCTAGAAAGGATTGTTGTGGCTCGTTAATGCATTTACTTGGCTGAAATACATTCTCGGAAGGGAAATGGGACTCACCAAAGCTCGCAGAGATCAAGATGATTCTCCTCCGTTGGAAACCCTTGGCCCCACCCGGTGTACCTCAGTGTGTGATATGTCATTTAACAACTTAATTGACAAGTGTTCAACAGTAGTTTACAgctgtaaatttaaatataagtCATTCGTATCGCTATACTCATTAATGGGACATGTACTTTGTTTGACACAATTATCCCACCTCTAGGCCTGCTGATAGTCTGTGAAGTGTGTTTGAAAGCTCCGGAAAAGGCCGGTAAACTGAACTTGACATGAGCTTACTTTTTCAATCTACCCACGGTCAACAATTAACTTTCGAATCGTTTACTCGACTTCGCGTTGGCAGGAGGCCATCACAAACGTTATCGTTAAACCCTTGTATCTTAAATATCATTGGATAGAAATTTCGCTGATCAAACCAAGGCATATGGTCCCAGCTCGGACTTTAAATGGTCTCACGTTGCCAGACCTATGTCCACAGTCTTTAAATAGCACTGAAGCGAACCCGGAAGTCCGCTGGATGCTCGGGATGAAGCCTCTTGGTCTAGCAGAGCATCGCTCTCCCTCGCCAGGCTCCCATTGGTTGCTGCACAGTGACGTAGCAGGCCGAGCACGGCGCTGCTACAGCCGACAGAGTTTAGATAAGACGACCTTGCTGCCGAGAGctgacaacaaacaacacaccGTCCGAGGGAAACATGACTACCCCAAGTTTACCCGCTTTGCCACAGTTGCCAATGCCTCCGATGCCCGCATTACCCAGCTCAGGATTCAGATTATCGAAAGGTAAATTATTAAAACTAGCTAACAGCATGCTCGCATAATGAGTGTTTTCTTTTCGCGGCTCAACGAAAATTCGAACATGTCTGCGACCTAGAGCTACCCAAGACAAGACAGCTCGTTTGTAGGACACAGCACGGTTTTATGGAGACTGTTTCTCGTAACTATAATACACAGACCTTAAGTTGATATGCGATTCGTTTTCTACAGGGGAATACCTTTTCGCTGCAGTGTCAACGAGCGTTCCTTAGCTGGCCAGCAACCATTTCGGTGACTGACTGGGATCAGCCACAGATTGTGTTTCTAACAGTAGGTCACTCAGAGAGTTGTGGCCCATCAGCTCAAGCCGTGCTGGGAACCGACCCCGCCATCTACAGTAGGCGTATCTTTATGTACGAGGGGCCTCTTGCCGCTCGGCTGAGGCAGCTAATCGCTGCGCTTGCTGATCCCGACTGCCCGCAGGTCCCCGGTTCTTACGACACTACATCATGTGATTCTCAGTGGACTTGGATAATCCTCCCCACTGCCTCGCAAAGACTGGCAATTTCACAACTCCTAGTAGAAATGGAAAACCGGTGGTACATACCTCTCAAGCCGTCCGTTTTCTCTAGCTAACAGGCAGGCCCCTGTCCATGAGAACTCCTCCATCACCATCCCACGGATGATGCAACATGGCGAAGCTGGAGGAAGTGAGGTTAATTTCGGGTCCAGGATGTCAATTCTTTCTCCTTACTAGACTAATCTGCAAAAAACCCAACACCTCGAAACATATTCGTCATTGCCCAACTGGTGAAAGGTGAAAACGGgattaaatttatgtttttatgcatCACCGTACTGCAAAAGATGTTGTTATCACAGACTGATGCTATGTAAAGCTGTGCAAGGAtggaattttctttttagtgagacaaatataaacaaactgaagctgtgcagcaaaaactgaaaatatcacTTCCAGGGCTTTTTAGACTTTGAGCCACTTGCGAGAAGTATTAGTTTTACATAGGCTTAGCGGTTAAAACTTGACATTCAAATTGTACTTCAATGGGCAGTTGGGTACCATAAACTCATACAAGTCACTCACTCCAAGTGGCCTATTTGTTAGGGGCCCCTTTATGATCCAGTGCAAACCAATAAAACAATCCTCTTTTTGTGTACCCTGAGAttgtgtcagagaggtgttgtTCCAATTCTAGCCATTTTGGAGGGCATAGTCAGTGGTTGCgtttgattttgtttccttctaTTGAcaggcgttttttttttgtaaaattacatttccgTATCTATTTGTTCACCGTGACTGCGTCTGTCTCTCTACAGAGCATGTGGTGGTTGCTGTGCCGGTCGCGGTGGTTGCAGCGGTCGGAGGCTTCCTGGTCAGCCATTACCTGAGTGGGCGGAGCTGTAAAAAGGGCCTGGTGAACACTTCAATCAGCAAAGACAGTCCCAAAGTGGTCCACAGCTTCGACATCGAGGACATCGCTACCAAGGCCGTGTACTGCCGCTGCTGGAAGTCAAAAAAGGTCAGGCCTCGGCACCTTGGGTCTGAAGCACTGGTACCTGCAGTTTAGCTTAGCGTTTGAGTAAGAGTTACTGAACTTTCTAAACCAGTGAATCAACTTATCAGGGGTCAAAAATTCCCTTAATTTGTGTGCAATTAAAAGTCCCACTGCTGTGTGTGGTCAGACTTTCACCTGCAACACTAATGGCCACATCCCAGTCAGTGATATCATAGCCAGGTGTTTGATAGATCTCATACTGAAATGTTAAAGTCCTCAAGAGGAAGAGGACTCATTTGCATAAACAAGATCCACAATTTGCCTCACGGacagaataaatacataacaAGTTTCAGACATAGTTTAGCTCTGAAAAGTTGAATGTTTAAGATGAAAGTGACCCTCATTCACCTTAAGTGTTAAGGAATATGGCGAACATGTCCACTCAAAGGCATCTTATGTACCGCTGTTTCCATGCCACAGCTCTCACGCGACATCAGGGAGACTGGATCGCGTGTTTCGTATCGTAAAGTACAAAAGGCTTAAAGTTGATAAGAgcaggttttgttttcttctgacGTGCTGCGATCTCGTTGCAGTTCCCCTACTGTGACGGAGCCCACACCAAACACAACGAGGAGACCGGGGACAACGTTGGACCGATCATCATCCAAAAGAAGGACGCTTagaacagccaatcacagaaaTCCGCCCTCCGTCGACTTCTCATGCAGCCGCCCCCCAGTTTGTCCAGTTGTTTACCGTCATCATTAACAGTGTCACACTGAGGGTTAATGTTATGACACTGCTACAGTCGAACAGTGGATATTCTTCATAGCCCAGAACAGAGACTCAGAAAGTGCAGAATATGTTACAGATTTTGATTTCCGACATTCCACCCTGTTCCTGCATTAGATGATATGACTTTGAAATCAAAGGTCATTTGAGGAGAGATAAGGGAGGGACTTTGACAGTCAGCACAGTCAGAAATGGAGGTATTGTGTCCGCAGTTGCATTTTGACGTAATTAACAAAAAGGATATGGTCACTGAAACCTCCCCATCTGGTGTCTGCTGTGTCCCCTTCCTTCTCGAGTCCTCAGGCGTGGAGCAGGTGGTCGGAACGTGAGGACCTGGCCGCTCTTTTCCTCAGTCAGTCCAGTGTTTCATTGGAATTCAGCACAGGCCTTATATTTAAATCCACAGCCCAGCGTCTGAGCACACACAACACCCGCATGAATGTTACGTGTTCTAATTTTTGCACAAAGAGCTGCGTAGTCAGAGGAAAGAGGAGTTTAGCTTGtcttaaatgaaataataatctCCAGTCTTGCGACCTGTTGAAACACTATCTGCTCTTCGTAACCAGTTGCTGTCTGCTTTCTGAGGAAACTGTTGTATTGAATCTGTGAATTGTTCAAAGGTTAAATCTGCTTATAAAGgatatattttgctttttcatcagatttattttctaCTGGCTGCGGTGTGTCTGACTCGATTTACTGTTCTGTATATTGTGAATAAACCTGTTGAGTGATCTGATTTGTGGGCCTCACTTATTTTTAGGGAGGCGTTTCTTGCCGCGGCGCCCAGGGGCCAAACtctacatttgtttgtttttaaccacaGGATCAAATGTACCTAATTTAACCACTTCACCTCTtagcagagaggcagagcagtGTGTTTATGGATTAACAGTGGACAGGGATAAGTAAACAGGGCCGTGTGGTGACTGCagcggggtgtgtgtgtgtgtgtgtgtgtgagagagagagagagcgagctaGGCCTGGGCTGGGGGTGAGGGGGGCTGCCGTGCTGCAGTGTCCACCAGCACCAGTGGCCATTTTAAGATGCGGCAGTATTTGTGGTGACCACTAGAAGACGCTGTGTTTACACGGATAGTCCAGGCCAGGCAGTGTACGCGAGTACGGTGGGCCCCTGCTCCCACAGTgacacgcgcgcgcgcacgcacacacacagagacagacatgcacGAGGTATCTGGCTGCGTGCCAGATGCAACGGAGGACTCTCATAAAAGGTGGAGTGGACTCGACCATCGCCGTGTGAGGAGTCACCTTTCACAGACACAGCTAGACGgagtgctcacacacacacacacacacacacacacacacacacacacacacagtgacggTGTCTCTGCTGCGTGGACAACACTTACGTTGTACGTGCTTAAAAACCAGAAGAACATCAGCGTGTAGGCTGCTCATGATAAAAAAGGCTAACATACTCTGACTAGCTAGCCGGCTCGGGTGTCGCTTTCCTGAGCCACTGTGTTTGGTCGACTGGTGGAAATGTATTTTGATCCTATAGTTATTTAATTATTcgctttctttgtttgttttttaaaattgtttttaagcGTAGGCGACTTCATAATGTCGACTCTATGTGACACTGAAGCCCAAACACTGAGTTTAGCCTCCATTATGTATGAATAACAGTAGCAACAAGTGTAAGGGAGAGGTATAGCCCGAGCCATAGGCTCCTGGCGtggatggaaaacaaaactaaaacgCCTAACAGTTATTTAGGTGTTCATTTTCCTGCTGTTgttatctttctttcttgttttgtttttttttcgtggtATATTTTTTACGTAGTTTTAATCATCAGTATATATCACCCTGCCCGGAACCTTCTGGCTAAATCTGACACGTTTACATCTCATTGATTTTCGATGAATATGtcttgttgggttttttttgtgtgtgttttggggttttttttttattcagtcgagttaattaaaaacacacagaggtgtAATTCGACTTCTGCTCCACAGAGTCTAGACCCCCGTTTTGTCAACGCGTAGCCCCAGTTTACAGGAAGTATGAAAGACCAGAGATACTTGGCAAAGGCCTTAAACCCAGTTTACTGATAGGAAGATTAATACGCATTGTCGTAACATGAGACTGCTGTAATGGATAATCAACGACgatttcctgatttaaaaaaaacaaacaaacaggcaaaaaatattataataagcATTTAATGACTCGCTTCAACAGGAAGGTCGTCCATGGACCTGTTGATATTTAGAGGTTTTTaatctttataatattattcaTGAATATACAGTTCTCAGTTTAGTTGATCAATAAGCACAGTATCTCTAGCATCGATCATAAAATGAGGGTACTCGGTGTTTCCGGTTAATCGTTTCCACCTAAAGCCCACGTTGCTCGGCACACCGAGTGCAATGGACGAGTCGGGCCGACGGACATTCCCCGCTGGCCCTCGCCGGCCGCCCTACAGTGTTCATATCGACAGCCGCCCGTGCACGTTGAGCCGTTCCTCTGGATAGTGAGGGGTCGCTCTGACCGCGGTCTCGGCTGCAGAGTCCACTTCGCATTTTGAGCGACGCCCCCAAATTCCGTGCAGAGTGTTTGCAGACCCTCCGGGacggagaggtggaggaggaatcGGCAGCTCCGCCGTCCGTATACGCTACAATCACCACGCCATTAGTTAATGACTTCATCATATCTTTGACAGGAGAGTTTGGACCGTATCTAGAAGGTAAGGGGAGACGTTTTGCCAACACTTCCGGTCGATATtcgctgtttttgttttgtcgcCTTTTCCTGCGCGCAGCGCCGTGTCGCAGCGACCACTCGGACTGTGGTCAGCTCGCCGTGGCGTCGGTCGAGCACCGTCTTCTTAGGTAACCTCAGCCACGGCGAAATGATCGATCGGGCGCCACGATCGACCCGTTAAAAGGTTTACACGCTTGCCCTGTTACAACGTATATGTCCCGTGTTTAATCGGTGGAAtagtttttctaaaaatgtggACACGGAATATAGCCTGGTCTTTTTTTATCCACAGCAACCGCATCGTTGCGCACCTCGCTCCTCGTCGTCGATACCAGACAAAAGACAGCCCTGTTTTTTTCCGGTCCACTATTTAGTCTTTCTCCGTTGAGCTTAAGCTTTGGCTGGCACACATAACAGCAGTcgtcaaaatgtatttgaaaagcGCGCTCCACATTTGACCTGCGCATATGCGCATATCTTTGCATATTGTTGTCGCTCTGTTATTGATTGCATTGATATACCGTGAAATTCTTAAAGGGATACTGCCTCCTGTATGCGGAAATCACTGGCAAGCCATGCACCGTGCCTGGTAGATGGCTCTGTCCATCTAATTtcaagctgttttgttttctaaatctatatacatatatgttatttttgtttttaagcacTGATTCTCCGATACAGTGTGTAGTGGCTGAGAAATTTCTTCCAGTCTTATCTCCTCTTGTTtactctctttctgtttttgtctcaccAACATTTCTATTCTTAACCTTCCTCTCTTCATCCCCTATTCATTTCTAGCTCTCCAGGACTCTGAGGCTGCTGCAGAGAATGGGAATAGGGACACAGGCCAAGGCTTGCCATTTTGGCTGAAGTAACAGCAGGACGGTTGTCAACCCCGCATCGGCGTCAATCCCCTTctccctcacctctcctcccacacacacacacacacacacacacacacacacacaaacaaggacAGACACCCCCCACGCACAGCCACTGCTATGTCCACCGCCGTAGACATCGCTGGCCCTTCCTCCCCAGATCAGGCCCACAGCAGCGCTAAAATCCCCAATGAGCCACTGAGACCCAGCCTAAAGCGCTCCAACCACCCCTACAGCCTCTCCCATTACATCTCCACCCCTGCCCCGGCCGTGGACGTCAAAGGCCTGATCCAGCCCTCCCCGGCCCAGCAGCGGGCCGCTCAGCCTGCACACACTAAGCCTCGCCGGGCCCCCTCCTGGCCAGACATGTGGGAGTCGCCCAGCGGGCTCCACCTGGCCCATGCCGCAGAGCTGCTAATGCGCGCTGGGCTTCTGGCTCTGACACCCGCCACCACAGAGCAGGCCAGCCTGGGTGCGCAGAGCAGCCAGCCACCCAAAAGGGAGGCTGCGGAGGCAAAGGGGGGAAAGGGGGACGGAGAAGGAGGTGCGTCTGggcctgaggaggaggaagaggactcCTCTGGATGTGGCACTGACTTCCAACCCTTCCTGGGTGCCTGGTTCCCCTTCAGCCCCGCTCTGTTCCCCCTGGCGGGTTTCCAGATGGGGGGAGGCCACTGGAGAAGCGCGGCCATGGGAGCTGAGGGCATCGAGGGGCTGGTGGCCGAGGGCTACTCTCCTGGCTCTCTGGGCACGGGCAGCggaggcaggaggaagaggaagagatgcgGGGAGTGCGTACCTTGTCGGCGTCAGACGAACTGCGAACAGTGCAGCAGCTGCCGCAATCGCAAGAGGGGACACCAGATCTGTAAATACAGAAAGTGTGAGGAGCTGAAGAGGAAGCCAGGAGGTCCTGGGTTTGAGAGCAGAGTGTCTGGGTTTGATCTAAGGGGGTCCGACTTTACTTTGGGTCTGGCACAGGAGAGAAGCAACGGAGCCTTGGATGGATAGTAATGCTTGTGGTGGCAGCATTTGTCAGAGGATCCTTGTTGGATGATTGTTGAGGAGCTGCAGTTTGATAAAAACACACGGGTGTCAACCCAAAGTTAACATGCTCAGACTGTGGTTCAAAGATCTTCAGATCTTGTGTTTAGTgaggagctgcagctctgtTTAAGAATGTCCACACTCGTTCCCATCCTTCCTTTTGACAATCAGTgaaatggagaggagagagagaaggatacCAATGTGTGTCAATATTTAGATGACGACAAAAATGCTGTAAATAGCCTGTAAATATCTGGAAAACAGTATGTCTTTTTTACATCCCTTTCCAGTTTGGATGTGTTGTGTttcaacattcaaaaaaaaaaggagccaaatgttttgtttctaatgGGGAGTTTTGATTCTGTTGTTCTGACGTCACTGCATCAGTAAGAAATGAATGAGTTCAGCCTAGGCTAAATTATTTCATGTGCAACTTGTACTGTATAGCTCTGTTTGcccttttgaaataaaaagaaattggCCATGTGCACTTGTCTACAGGCTGGGTTTATACTatgactgtgcgtgtgtgtgtgtgtattttcatatttaattgggtgtatgtgtctgtttgcagCCATGTTTCTGCTTGTACGCgcacacgtgtgtttgtgtgtgtgtgtgaggttgtgtGGATTATGAGTCACCTAATGGTGTGGCTGAGAGCCTTATCGCAaccccacagacacacacgcaaacacacctCCACGCTGCCTTGGCAAGTCCAGTGCATGCACTCGAACACACCTAACCTGACATGCACGCATAATCACAAacactctctcctctgttcACACACTGGCgcaatttcccttttttattcaCAAGTATAGATcctatacagacacacacacacacacacattataagCCAAACACGCAGCCAGCTACAGGGTGGGTTTTTGCTTGTTGCCGTAACGATGGCTGATGTGATAAGACCTTCTTCCTCGGCGCCACACTCCAGGGGACCGCAGGGAAGACGTAACCATGGCAACGGCCGGCCCGAGGTGTCACGCTATAATTGGGCCACGGCTGCACTTCCTGTGCGCCTTCAGTCAGGGGGATCGCagagggactgtgtgtgtgtgtgtgtgtgtgtgcatctgtgggggtgggggggttgtgtgtgtgtgtgcatgtgagtgtgtgtgtgtgtgtctgtgcatgtttgtcaggcaggcagagagagaggcagagagaaagcaCAGCACGCCAGCCAACGCAGGACACTGCCAACTCATGGAGAAAAGCAGTGAGCACCAACATCATGCTATTACAACGCTCCCACTGAATGAGAAACACACAGTCTTTTAGTTAAAGTCCACAGTCTAGTGTTTCTTCATCTCCCAGACAAAGGGGGAATTTCAAATTCTTGGATTTgcagctttctttttctccacccctctctctcttctgtgcCTTTCTAGTGATTTGGAGCTTAATCCCCCCTCCCTGTTCTCgtcacgcatgcacacacacgcacgcacgcacacgcgcacaaacacacacacacacacacaccggaaATCTGTGTCACCCGCTGCCCAGCAGGTCCAGTGACTCCCTGAACGCCTGCAGTCTGGCTCGACTGGCCTGCAAGATGgcaggagagaaagggaggaggaaggggggagggaTTGAACggaggacagagaagaggaggaggggggagggttGAGAGAGAGTTGGGGGAgtgggggaggagaaggaggagggggtggaaaGCGgatctggggggggggggtaagggGGGTAAGAGAGAGTGGGTGAAACTGGGAGAGATGAAAAGCAGGCCacagggggagagaaaagagaaagagagacattcAGGGAGGAGGCCCGGGAGATGGACGGCAGGGGATGAAGATAACGTGGCccaaacaaagagagaaggagagatgagCGTGTGATCCAGCGAGTGGAGTGATGGAGGCTGACTGAAATGCAGCGAGACATGGAGACCGGGGTTAATGACGGATGCATTGTCCAGATAACTGGTGTCTGCCGTCACAGACCCCCGTGGAGTTTACATATGTTACAGCACCAGTGGCCCTGCCCACTCCGGAGAAAAaactcctctcacacacactgcagtggaACAACCTGCCAGCCCAAGGCAACCTGCACTGGAGCTGGGCGGACCCTCACTCACGAGCCAGACCTTTGAAATTTTGGCCACTGCGTCTGCTCGGAGACACTGTGTCTCATTGTGaattttttctccctccattgGCAGTATCCCCAGTGTTAGAAAATGTCTAACAGCTCTGCAGAAACAGCATCTTTCTGAGATCACTCCTCATTACGCCTCTGTTATCCATTTGTGTTCACTTTTATAGACATGGAAAACATGCTCCTCccaaactgaaacacaatggTCTCCTACAAACTTGAAAAGCTCTGGCTCATCTGCCCTCAGGTTATATTTTGGTGACACTGAGGTCGAAGGGGACTCTTGACCCTTGACCCTTTAAGCTGTTAAAGGTGGATTCAAATAGACCAACTTCCAAAAACAGCTCCATCCATCTCTGGTTTGCGTTCATGCTACGAATGAACAACGAGCGCAAAAACCGTTCAATAGTATTAAGATTAAACATGTAACTAAGAGTCTCTGTGTAATAAATGACTGTCATGGACTGCTATCAGCCTAACCCCAAGCATAGTCATAAAAcgtagaacaaaaaaaaaattagttctGAAAACATTGTCACATTTTGATCCTAAGGCTGGTTTACTTGGTGTTCGTTTTCAGAGGTAATGTGTACACAAAATTCTGTTAATCTTTAGCTTGCTgctgatctttaaaaaaaggccCAGTGGTTCCAGGAAGTTAGGCAAAGCACAGTGATAAAGTCTGTCCGCCTGCAGTGATATTTCATCACAGCTTCTTTTCACACCACCTCATGATGTGGAATAAATTGTTGCCATTCAGCATCGAGCTAGAGGCCACTTGTGCTGCTGAATTTGCATGTTTCCCACCTTTTAATCAGAGCAGCACATCATGAACAAAGCTGTAATGTCAAATACACGACAtctttaactttgatttttatgttatttcagTCTTctggaaaaatatgaatgaatcaaataaaTTGTGATCAATGATATTAATTCACAGCACTAGCTATCTAAccaattttgaaatgttatacAATATTCATTTGCCTCATAATCtcaaaaacataagaaaaaaaacagctggaatgATTGTATGCGGATTCACAATGCAGGCTATTaagaaaagcataaataaagcattttcaCACAATACTTTCTATATCCTTTTAGGTATCCTGCAGGAATGTTTACTGACACTGAGCTAATCTTTTTCTAATGTATTCTCTTCTGATCCCAGTACAGTTGCTGATTCTAAATGCTCAAACTGGGACATGCCAAATCCCATTTTAGTGTttaactggtttaaaaaaaaaaaacatgctagtggctctgtgaggctgtgcttgGGCATAACAGTGCATAACAGTGCTtacagctaaatgctaatgtcatcatgctaacattgacaatgctaacatggtgATGCTACGCAGgaataatgtttaccatgttcatcatctcCGTTTActgtgttaacatgctaatattagcaAATTAGCACAGAACATAACATACAGCTGggcaaaatctttttttaagctCTGCTTAGTTTCCTGGGTTTGCAGAGAAACTCCACCAGTTTTAATCACAAAAGTCAGTTTACCAGTCATGAGTTTTCAGCCTCTGGAAACAGTTGCGTGTCGACCGAGTCTCTGGGGGAGTTTTGCCATGACCAGAGAAACCGACTGACAAAATAACCCTGGTGATGTCATCAAGactatacattttttcataGAGTTTCAAAGATGTAAGTGTTTACCAGGAGGGCCTGACAGAAAGATGGCCTTGGTTGCATTCTGgaaaatgtagtgtttttggagcttgacccatactagggactaTCCCAGCCTCTCCATCAATCTTGACcgtattcttttttttaaaaactaatttgcCTCTCACATGTCCCCAATTCATGAGACTGCCATACTAGATCCCTTTAAATTTACGTTGGGCTATGTTGGTTAAGGTTAAGTTGAGGTTGgtcatgtttttgctttcttttctctaaTACACATAGGTTAAGTCTAATGCTCATTAGAAATACATTTAGTAGAAATTCTGATAAAAATTTGTGTTACTTTTCTGTCAGATTGGGCTGGGAGAAAACAGCATATTTTAAATGTGGTCTGTAGTTTGTAAGACCCTGTAATGTTTAGAAACATGTGAGGGTTTATTATATATCTTTTATCCATTTTACACCGTACACTATTAtaagttaatgtttttatgttcagaGGTCAGACAA from the Xiphias gladius isolate SHS-SW01 ecotype Sanya breed wild chromosome 23, ASM1685928v1, whole genome shotgun sequence genome contains:
- the zgc:110843 gene encoding CDGSH iron-sulfur domain-containing protein 1; this translates as MTTPSLPALPQLPMPPMPALPSSGFRLSKEHVVVAVPVAVVAAVGGFLVSHYLSGRSCKKGLVNTSISKDSPKVVHSFDIEDIATKAVYCRCWKSKKFPYCDGAHTKHNEETGDNVGPIIIQKKDA
- the cxxc5b gene encoding CXXC-type zinc finger protein 5, whose protein sequence is MSTAVDIAGPSSPDQAHSSAKIPNEPLRPSLKRSNHPYSLSHYISTPAPAVDVKGLIQPSPAQQRAAQPAHTKPRRAPSWPDMWESPSGLHLAHAAELLMRAGLLALTPATTEQASLGAQSSQPPKREAAEAKGGKGDGEGGASGPEEEEEDSSGCGTDFQPFLGAWFPFSPALFPLAGFQMGGGHWRSAAMGAEGIEGLVAEGYSPGSLGTGSGGRRKRKRCGECVPCRRQTNCEQCSSCRNRKRGHQICKYRKCEELKRKPGGPGFESRVSGFDLRGSDFTLGLAQERSNGALDG